The window GTGCTCACGGGAGTTCGTGACGGGTGGAAGGTACAAGCACGCGGGGGGAACCGCTGCGGTGAGTCCAGAAACAGGGTCCATGAGCAGAGGAAGGCGCTGCGCGGACCGCGGGCTGGAGGATCGGGGCATTGCGGCGCCGTCGATGTGCGATCTGGCCCTCAAGGGTTTCTCCACGCTCTTCAACTCGAAGGTGTGCCTGACAGCCGGCTTGCGCAGGTGTCATGCGTCGGCTCCCCTTCGGCGGCGCGGACCAGCGCCTCCGGCCGCCGCGCAGCTCCAGCCGTTCCCCGGGAACCGCTCGCGGAAGCCGCGGTCGTGGCGAGACCGCGACCACCGCTCCCGGGTACGCCGGGCGCGGCCTCCAGGTCCTCGACCAGGTCGAGCGCGATGTGGTTCGTCGGCTCGTCGAGTACGAGGAGGTCCGCGGGCCGGGTCACCAGGCTCGCGATCTGCAGCCGTCGCTGCTGTCCCGCGGACAGCGCCGCGACCGGCACGGGCAGGTCCTCCTCACGGAACAGGCCCAGCTCCAGCAGCTGTTCGGCGTACTCCTCCGGCAGCCCGGGCCGTCCGGCCGCGAAGGCCGCGAGCAGCGGGAGTCGCGTGGAGCGCGCGGGCAGCTCCTGCGCCAGGTACCCGATGCGGGCAGGGCGGCGCACCGCCCCCGCATCCGGCTCCAAGTCGCCCGCCAGGACACGCAGCAGCGTCGTCTTGCCGGCCCCGTTCTCGCCCGTGACCAGCAGCCGTTGCCCCGGAGCGACCGTCAGCAGCCCGTCCAGCCACAGCCGTTCGCCGACCGCCACGCCGTCGAGCTCGGCGAGCGGACGGTCGACGGGATGCCCGCCGCCTGCCGCCGACAGCGCCGCCGTGAACCGCAGCGGTTCCGGCGGCGCCGCCACCCTGTTGCGCTGCAGGTGGGCCAGCCGCTCCCGGACCGCCCGCACCTGGCCGCCGAGCTTCGCCTCGTGCGAGCGGCGGTGCTTGCCGAAACCCTGCCGCGGGTCCTTGCCGGTGGTCGCCAGCCGCTTCCCGGCGGCATCGAGCAGCTCCTCGGTACGGGCCACCTCCTCCAGCCAGTCCGCGTGCTCCCGCTCCGCGCGACGGCGGGCGGCGGCCCTCGCGGCTCGGTAGCCGAGCCACCCGTCGCCGTACCGGCGCACCGTGCGCGCATCCGCGTCGACCTCGAGGATCGTGGTGGCGATGCGCTCCAGGAAGCCGCGGTCGTGGGTCACCGCGACGACCGTGCCGCGGTGCGCGCGCAGGTGCTCCTCGAGCCAGCGCACGGCCACGGCGTCGAGGTGGTTCGTCGGCTCGTCGAGGAGCAGCAGTTCGGGGGAGGCGGCCAGCACGCAGGCGAGCGCGAGCCGCGACTGCTCGCCGCCGGAGAGCGAGCCGAGCAGGCGGTCGCGGGTGATCCCGGCGAGTCCGGGTCCGGGTCCGAGTCCGAGCTGCGCCTGGCGGCGTCGACGCGGGCGTCCGCGTCGTAGCCGCCGCGCTGCTCGTACGCGATCAGCAGCTCGCCGACGCGCGGCGAGTTCGTCCTCCGATGCCCCGCCGAGGTGCTCCTCAGCCGTGCGCAGTCGGCGTTCCATGTCGCGCAGTTCGGTGAGGGCGAGGTCGATCGCGTCCTGCACGGTCAGGTCGAGGTCGAGGGTCTGGGCGAGGTGGCCCGTCCCGCCGGGAAAGTGAACGGTGATCTCCCCGGAGTCCGGCACCTCGGCCGCGGCGAGCAGCCGCAGCAGGGTGGACTTGCCGGCCCCGTTCTCGCCGATGACGGCGGCCTTCTCACCCGGGCGGACGGTGAAGGAGACCTGGTCGAGGACGGTTCGGGTGCCGTACGACTTGGTGACGTCCTTGACGGACAGCTGCGGCACGGCAGCGGGCGCAGAGGTGTGGGCGCGTTCGCGCATGGGGCTTTCCCTGGGATGAGAAGTGTCTACGGGCAGCAGAGACGGCGGCGTCGGCCGTGCCCGGACTCAGAGAAAGCAGAAGAAGGCCATGCACTCACCATAACAAGACGATGCGTCTCGTCTCAACCTATTAAATCGACGGAACCACCACACCAGTGGCACACGAGCCTCCGCCACCCCGATCCCGCAGTGCGCGGGGAGGGTGGCGGAGGTCGCGAACGAACCACGTCGGAGCCGGGAGGGAGCTCGCGCTGGAGCGGCGCCGAGGGGCGCGGCCGCGTGGAACTCCCGGCGGAGCTCCTAGCTGACGGAGGCCCGACAGGCGGTCACCGCGGTCCCGTTGGTCACGCCGCCGCTGGTCAGGCCGGACACGCACTCCTCGTGGTTGCCGCTGTAGCCAACGCTGCACGCTGTCCGGACGGAGGCCGGGGCCTCGCCACCCTGGAGCTCTCGCTCGACCTGGTTGATGCAGGCCGAGACGTCCGCGTGGGCGGCCGGGGCAGTGAAGGCCACGCCACCGAGTGCGAGGGTCAGGCCGGTGAGGACACCTGCGATACGGGTCGACGTGCGCATGGGACGCACCTGCTCTTTCCGGGATCGTCGCACGGCCCGGACCTGGGGGTGCCGGATCCGTGTGTGGAACGGCGCCGAGCGCACGCGGCCGGCGTACAGCCGCCGGGTCCGGGCCCCCGCATCGGACCGGCTCGGCAGGGCCTCCCCTCCCTCCTTCGACGCTAGAGCAGCCCCCTGCCGCACGCACCCGCTGGGGCTTCGAGCGCCCGAGAGCCGGCCGGCCATCCGCTGCTCGGCGCACACCTCACCGCAGGCCACCGGCCGTCGGCGGGCCCTGTCCCTCCGGCCGGAAGCCGCTCCGGCCCACCGCTCGACCCGACCGCTGCCCAGCGCGCCGCAGGCTCCTGCCAGACGTCCAGGGCATGCGATTGTTCAAGCGAAGCGCCGAGCCGGAAGCCGTTGCCTCGACGGAGACCGATCAGTCGGACCTGGGGACGCTTCTCCTCCAGGGTGAAGACGTGATCGAACAGCTTGCCTTCGCGCACACCTCGTGGGGGCTCGGCTCGGCGGACCGTTGGGGACTCGACCAGCGCAGCGGAGTCATCACCTGGAGTCGGCCAGCCGTCCCGGTCTCACGCCGCGCGTCCACGAGGCGCCTGCGGGCCGCCCGGGGGAATCCGCAGGCCGCAGGGTGCTGGACTGCATACGATTCCCCCATGCCGAGCTCAGAGATACAGCGGATCAACGCCTGCTTCCGCCTTCGCCCGCCGTCAGGCCGCGCGCACCGTCGACGTCCCCGGCGGGTTCGCCGCGTACGACGAGGCACTCGCGCACTCCCACGCGAACAACCACCTCGTCATCGACACCGCCGTCGACCCCGAAGCCCTGCCGGCCATCGCGGAGGAAGCGCTGAAGCACCTTTCGCACCGCCTGATCTCCGTCCTCGACGACGAAATCGGAGCGGCGTGCGCGGAGCCGCTGATCCGGGCCGGATACAGCCATTCCACCTATCTGATCATGCTGCACACGGGCGTGGTGCGGGCCGGTGGGCCGGCGGAAGAGGTGGACCTGGAAGCACTGCGCATCCCGCTGACCCGGCGCTGGCAGGGCTTCCTTCCGGACGCCGGCGAAGAGGTCCTGCGGCAGCTCGTCGACCGGCGCGAGGCTCGCCGGCGCGGAGCCGACGTCGTGTACTTCATCGGTGCCCGCGCGGCGCAAGGTGACGTCGCCTCCTGGGCCGACCTCTACCTCGACCCGGCGACCGGTATCGCCCAGATCGAGGACCTGATCACCTCGAGGCCCACCTCAAGCATGGTTACGGGGACGCCGTTCTGAGCACCGCACTGGGCAGGGCCGTCGACCAGGGCTGCGACACCCGGTTCCTGATCGCCGACGCGAACGACTGGCCGCGCCACTGGTACGAGCGCCGCGGCTTCTCCGTCATCGGCCAGACGCACGGCTTCGAACGCAGCTGAAGCCGGGACCGCCGGGCACCATCGGGCCCTGTCCGTCAGGCGTCAGCCGTCAGTGTCCGTCAGCCGTCAGTACACCAGCTTGTAGGTGACGTCTTTCGGGACCGGGTCCGGCGCTGTGTCCGTGTACAGGAGTCGGATCATGGTGAAGCGCCGGACATCGGGGTGCTCCGGCCAGGTCTCCGGACTGCTGAGGGTCACCGTCACCGGGTAGGGCCGGAAGCGGCCCGCCGCGCAGTAGGGGTTGCAGTCGTTCACCATGTCGATGCCCGTGGCCGTCGCGGTCCGCGGCCCCCAGGTGTCCCAGCGGAGCTCGACGAGGCGGTTGTTGCCGTCGCCACAGGCCAGCAGGTACTCCTCGGGGCGCACCTGGGCCTTGGAGAAGCAGTCGACGACCACGACCGGCTCGGGCACCGGCCGGTGCGGCCCGGGTGTGAGCGGAGGCCGGGACGGTGGCCGCCACCAGGGCTGCCGCCGCGCACAGCAGAGTGGCTGTCCGCATTCTGGACCGGGGTGCACGAACGTGCCGTCCGTCGCCTGATGCGTCCACGACGCCCTCCTCGCCTGTCGGTCCCACCGTCGGCGCTGAGACCATGCCCAGCTTCCCCCATCCGGCCGAGACTCGCACCCGCAGGGGCGGTCGGCCGTCCGCGAAGAGGGCCTTGGCCTGCGCGAACAGCCACCGCGGAGCTCGATGGCGCGGGCCCGGGCGCCGCCGCGACCCGCCATGCCGGCCGGGCATTGTCAGACCCATGGGAGAGGATCATTCTCATGACGATCACCTCCGCCGATGAGGCACTGTCCGGCCTGCCCACCCTGTCCAGCCGTGCCGAATACGGCGCCGCGCTCCAGCAGTTGCGCGAGGCGTCGCAGGCGTACTACGGCGGCGAGAACAGCATGCTGGACGACGCCGGTTACGACCGGCTGCGGCTGTCCGTGCTCGCCTGGGAGGCGGCGCACCCCGACGAGGCCGCCCAGGACTCCCCGACCGGCCTGGTCGG of the Streptomyces sp. NBC_01294 genome contains:
- a CDS encoding ABC-F family ATP-binding cassette domain-containing protein — translated: MRERAHTSAPAAVPQLSVKDVTKSYGTRTVLDQVSFTVRPGEKAAVIGENGAGKSTLLRLLAAAEVPDSGEITVHFPGGTGHLAQTLDLDLTVQDAIDLALTELRDMERRLRTAEEHLGGASEDELAARRRAADRVRAARRLRRGRPRRRRQAQLGLGPGPGLAGITRDRLLGSLSGGEQSRLALACVLAASPELLLLDEPTNHLDAVAVRWLEEHLRAHRGTVVAVTHDRGFLERIATTILEVDADARTVRRYGDGWLGYRAARAAARRRAEREHADWLEEVARTEELLDAAGKRLATTGKDPRQGFGKHRRSHEAKLGGQVRAVRERLAHLQRNRVAAPPEPLRFTAALSAAGGGHPVDRPLAELDGVAVGERLWLDGLLTVAPGQRLLVTGENGAGKTTLLRVLAGDLEPDAGAVRRPARIGYLAQELPARSTRLPLLAAFAAGRPGLPEEYAEQLLELGLFREEDLPVPVAALSAGQQRRLQIASLVTRPADLLVLDEPTNHIALDLVEDLEAAPGVPGSGGRGLATTAASASGSRGTAGAARRPEALVRAAEGEPTHDTCASRLSGTPSS